One part of the Treponema sp. OMZ 787 genome encodes these proteins:
- a CDS encoding outer membrane lipoprotein carrier protein LolA, with amino-acid sequence MKKNIGIILFILVGSLCFSQNITTAGDLFSSVSERYAQIQDYLVDMNITVGTSTQQATAMFKRPDKLRLDFKAPEEQCIVFNGSTLSIYLPQYRTILTQDVEQSNAGGSSLATPQGLSLMKRGYTIQYDATSAPQPLEEGSSENVIILLMNRKSATETFKTLRVMIYPEGKLIRRIEAVPVSGGKIIFDFYNYRINAGVGSKNFVFDAPSTAKSFNDFLFVD; translated from the coding sequence ATGAAAAAAAATATAGGTATTATTTTATTTATTCTAGTAGGTTCGCTTTGTTTTTCTCAAAATATAACCACCGCCGGAGACCTTTTTTCTTCAGTTTCTGAACGGTATGCTCAAATACAGGATTATCTTGTGGATATGAATATAACCGTCGGAACTTCGACACAGCAGGCTACTGCAATGTTTAAAAGACCGGACAAGCTGCGTTTGGACTTTAAGGCTCCTGAAGAACAATGTATAGTCTTTAACGGAAGCACTCTTTCAATTTATTTGCCTCAATATAGAACAATTTTGACTCAGGATGTAGAGCAAAGCAATGCAGGAGGCTCTTCACTGGCAACCCCGCAAGGCCTTTCACTTATGAAAAGAGGCTACACAATTCAATACGATGCAACATCTGCACCTCAACCGCTGGAAGAAGGCTCATCTGAGAATGTTATAATCTTGCTTATGAATAGAAAATCGGCGACAGAGACATTTAAAACCCTCCGGGTTATGATTTATCCTGAAGGTAAATTAATACGCCGAATTGAAGCAGTACCTGTTTCAGGCGGTAAAATTATATTCGATTTTTATAATTACAGAATAAATGCAGGAGTAGGAAGCAAAAACTTTGTTTTTGATGCCCCCTCTACAGCAAAATCCTTTAACGATTTTCTTTTTGTCGATTAA
- a CDS encoding RodZ family helix-turn-helix domain-containing protein has translation MNEIGKLLTETRIKKDLELDQVARETNIAKRYLEALENDDYSVFPAEPYVVGFLRNYCEYLDLDPDEIANLYKQIKIQETSLPPDALLERRGFALSKPLIIGFGVIAAVAVIIVAVFFAFKSIIPAIQQKRTEANVKTEIKEAREAKIHEINKEKYEQRIFEGDTLKLNIKEKEFTLEVEKISPKLSLKTALGSQIISLGQTVKIDLDNDLTPDIEITLEDIDKNNADSGALVSIVSGTGIAQGSHSAETDVVVSEEDSQASAAYKVLFESGSAYPVTLNATFRGYCLFRHEADRANREERYYQKAEQLTVQANNGLRIWASNGNAVKLQVVAGGKTVDLEVSRPGEVIVKDLKWIRDDETKRFKFIVVDVD, from the coding sequence ATGAACGAAATCGGAAAATTACTCACCGAAACAAGAATAAAAAAAGATCTTGAACTTGATCAGGTTGCAAGAGAAACAAATATAGCCAAAAGATATTTGGAAGCCCTGGAAAATGACGATTACAGTGTTTTCCCTGCCGAGCCTTATGTTGTAGGCTTTTTAAGAAACTATTGCGAATATCTGGATCTTGATCCGGACGAAATAGCCAATCTTTATAAGCAGATTAAAATACAGGAAACCTCTTTACCGCCGGATGCCCTATTGGAAAGACGGGGCTTTGCCTTATCAAAGCCTCTTATAATAGGATTTGGAGTCATCGCTGCCGTTGCCGTAATAATTGTTGCCGTATTTTTTGCATTTAAAAGTATTATACCGGCCATACAGCAAAAACGGACTGAGGCAAACGTCAAAACCGAAATAAAAGAAGCCCGTGAAGCAAAGATACATGAAATAAACAAGGAAAAATATGAGCAAAGAATATTTGAAGGCGATACTTTAAAACTAAACATAAAAGAGAAAGAATTCACTCTCGAAGTTGAAAAAATCAGTCCTAAATTAAGCCTAAAAACAGCTCTTGGAAGTCAAATAATAAGCCTTGGACAAACCGTGAAAATAGATCTCGACAATGATTTAACTCCCGATATAGAAATTACTTTAGAAGATATAGATAAAAACAATGCGGATTCAGGAGCCCTGGTATCCATAGTTAGCGGAACCGGTATTGCACAGGGCTCACATTCTGCAGAAACAGATGTAGTTGTTTCCGAAGAAGATTCTCAAGCCTCGGCAGCCTACAAGGTTTTATTTGAAAGCGGTTCTGCCTATCCTGTAACATTGAATGCAACATTTAGGGGTTACTGTCTTTTTAGACATGAAGCAGACAGGGCAAACCGGGAAGAAAGATATTATCAAAAAGCGGAACAGCTTACCGTTCAGGCCAACAACGGCTTAAGAATTTGGGCATCAAACGGAAATGCCGTAAAACTTCAAGTAGTTGCAGGCGGTAAAACAGTCGATTTGGAAGTCAGCCGTCCGGGAGAAGTTATCGTAAAAGACTTAAAATGGATACGCGATGATGAAACCAAACGCTTTAAATTCATTGTTGTAGATGTCGATTAA
- a CDS encoding MiaB/RimO family radical SAM methylthiotransferase, producing the protein MDLHGCAKNQVDAELIIGIMENLSWKNTSNPGEADLIIVNSCGFINSAKEESINAVLQAKAAHPKAKILLAGCLAERYAEVLKNDLPEADGIFGNGNLSLLPQLIETMFPQKPSNGKNIDRILLAPQVGVCGGERPTILNFPRSAYIKITEGCDNFCSFCAIPLIRGRLRSRSVKDICDEIKSFLKKGFYEFNLIGQDLAAYQTGKDDLKEAEQNKEKSSGLALLLKSISEISGNFKIRLLYIHPDHFPLDILPIMTADKRFLPYFDIPFQSGAKKIIKAMNRKGSADFYLHIVKNIREAFKKANSPYGEPQIRTTFLVGFPGETDEDFNETINFLKELKPLWSGGFTYSREEDTPSYSFKGRVPKKTAELRLAEIQKTQTSITEKKLDSFMGRETEVLVEELIPTDQFITENEEGELEEDKTFLALGRAWFQAPEVDGAVVLSFNSGTKDSDGNPIAPGSIVKAKILARNGFDLEALAL; encoded by the coding sequence ATAGACTTGCACGGCTGTGCAAAAAACCAGGTAGATGCAGAGCTTATAATAGGGATAATGGAAAATTTGTCATGGAAAAACACATCCAATCCCGGCGAAGCGGATTTGATAATAGTCAATTCATGCGGATTTATAAATTCTGCAAAAGAAGAATCTATAAATGCAGTTCTGCAGGCCAAGGCCGCCCACCCAAAGGCCAAAATTCTATTGGCAGGATGCTTGGCAGAGCGCTATGCCGAAGTTCTTAAAAACGATTTGCCTGAAGCAGACGGTATTTTTGGAAACGGAAACCTTTCTCTTTTACCTCAGCTAATAGAAACCATGTTTCCTCAAAAGCCGTCAAACGGAAAAAATATAGACCGAATCCTTCTTGCCCCTCAAGTAGGTGTCTGCGGAGGAGAAAGGCCTACAATCCTTAACTTTCCGCGGTCGGCCTACATAAAAATAACCGAAGGCTGTGATAATTTTTGCAGTTTTTGTGCAATCCCGCTTATAAGAGGCCGCTTAAGAAGCCGATCGGTAAAAGATATCTGTGATGAAATAAAATCTTTTTTAAAAAAAGGATTTTATGAGTTCAACCTGATAGGGCAAGACTTGGCAGCCTATCAAACAGGAAAAGATGACTTAAAAGAAGCGGAGCAAAATAAAGAAAAAAGTTCCGGTCTAGCCCTTCTTTTAAAAAGTATTTCGGAAATAAGCGGAAACTTTAAAATCAGATTACTTTACATTCATCCTGATCACTTTCCTCTGGATATTTTGCCAATAATGACGGCAGATAAAAGATTTTTGCCCTACTTCGATATTCCCTTTCAATCGGGTGCAAAAAAAATCATAAAAGCAATGAACCGAAAAGGCTCAGCAGACTTTTACCTTCATATTGTAAAGAATATAAGGGAAGCTTTTAAAAAAGCAAATAGTCCTTATGGTGAGCCGCAAATACGAACAACATTTTTGGTAGGTTTTCCCGGCGAAACGGATGAAGACTTCAATGAAACTATTAACTTTTTAAAAGAGTTAAAACCTCTTTGGTCGGGAGGCTTTACATATTCACGGGAGGAGGATACCCCTTCATACTCCTTTAAGGGAAGAGTTCCGAAAAAAACAGCGGAGCTCCGCCTTGCCGAAATACAAAAAACTCAAACTTCAATCACCGAAAAAAAACTTGATTCCTTCATGGGAAGAGAGACCGAGGTCTTGGTAGAAGAGCTTATTCCTACGGATCAATTCATTACAGAAAATGAAGAAGGAGAGCTTGAAGAGGATAAAACATTCTTAGCTCTTGGGCGGGCCTGGTTTCAAGCCCCGGAAGTTGACGGAGCTGTTGTTTTAAGTTTTAACTCCGGCACAAAAGACTCGGACGGAAATCCTATAGCCCCCGGCTCCATTGTAAAAGCAAAAATTTTAGCCAGAAACGGTTTTGATTTGGAAGCCCTAGCCCTTTAA
- a CDS encoding M15 family metallopeptidase codes for MTRYFDSTKMQTILENFKKLFLILFFFIANLNFSPCQAKDKFDPFNFNLDNPWLSLKAIQTAYPDLIKNISFDSEVNDWFITIRNQNLYWAEGRLLLKKDLKNRQNWAPIISYFYSDEIQNPKHFSEDHIRALKPENLIKNRKKAPPPNYTFFMLLFNGKNRSEIIKQLRRSHFLGYEVWVHQRVVEPLRRVQTKIYQAQKTNKEVKKFLKELSQCWSFNWRVIADSGKLSNHSWGSAIDLLPKNYRNKKIYWFWEAVRDDYWMKIMPYRRWIPPKAIIDAFESEGFIWGGNWTLWDNMHFEYRPEILYIRNFVMYPEFNAFIAKYSEKIYQQKNTEIVQAGKKRPQRLEDIFRIAELLKFTSFFAKNVMPFYGISDKNIFEMNEYEEENIETPQEPKYLEEMID; via the coding sequence TTGACTCGGTACTTCGATAGCACCAAAATGCAAACAATTTTAGAAAATTTCAAAAAACTTTTTTTGATTTTATTTTTTTTTATAGCAAACTTAAATTTTTCTCCATGTCAGGCAAAAGATAAATTTGATCCGTTTAATTTTAATCTTGATAATCCGTGGCTTAGTTTAAAAGCCATTCAAACAGCCTACCCCGATCTTATAAAAAACATATCTTTTGATTCGGAAGTAAATGATTGGTTTATAACTATAAGAAATCAAAATTTATATTGGGCAGAAGGAAGGCTTTTACTAAAAAAAGATCTTAAAAACCGGCAAAATTGGGCACCCATAATTTCTTACTTTTACTCCGATGAAATCCAAAATCCTAAACATTTTTCTGAAGATCATATAAGAGCATTAAAACCCGAAAACCTGATCAAGAACAGAAAAAAAGCTCCGCCGCCAAATTACACATTTTTTATGCTTTTATTTAATGGAAAAAACCGCAGCGAAATTATAAAGCAGCTTCGCCGGTCGCACTTTTTGGGTTATGAAGTATGGGTGCACCAGCGTGTTGTCGAACCCTTACGGAGAGTTCAAACAAAAATATATCAAGCACAAAAAACAAATAAAGAAGTTAAAAAATTTTTAAAAGAGCTAAGCCAATGCTGGAGTTTTAACTGGAGGGTTATCGCAGATTCCGGTAAACTAAGTAATCACAGTTGGGGCTCTGCGATTGATCTTTTACCTAAAAACTACAGAAATAAAAAAATTTATTGGTTTTGGGAAGCTGTCCGGGATGACTATTGGATGAAAATAATGCCCTACCGCCGATGGATACCTCCTAAGGCCATAATAGACGCTTTTGAAAGTGAAGGATTTATCTGGGGAGGCAACTGGACCCTATGGGACAATATGCACTTTGAATACCGTCCCGAAATTCTATACATTAGAAATTTTGTTATGTATCCCGAATTTAACGCCTTTATAGCAAAGTATTCCGAAAAAATATACCAACAGAAGAATACCGAAATAGTTCAAGCAGGAAAAAAAAGACCTCAACGGCTTGAAGATATCTTCAGAATTGCAGAATTACTCAAATTCACTTCATTTTTCGCAAAGAATGTGATGCCTTTTTACGGCATAAGCGATAAAAACATATTTGAAATGAATGAGTATGAGGAAGAAAATATAGAAACACCTCAAGAACCTAAGTATCTGGAGGAAATGATTGATTAA
- a CDS encoding Holliday junction resolvase-like protein: protein MIKITIGIFVIVIAFLLGIIIGKYKERSLNLKKLKEARKDAVKRSRAVLNGQLSEQLAPFLPDFPADPTEIQFIGKPVDYIAFNGASQGTIKDISFIEIKTGSSTLSPVEKTLKDVIEKKKIRYIEYRVDFGKK, encoded by the coding sequence TTGATTAAGATTACCATAGGAATATTTGTCATTGTAATAGCTTTTTTACTCGGGATTATTATCGGTAAGTATAAAGAAAGGAGCTTAAATCTAAAAAAATTAAAAGAGGCAAGAAAGGACGCCGTAAAACGCTCAAGAGCCGTTTTAAACGGACAGCTTTCAGAGCAGCTCGCTCCATTCCTTCCCGATTTTCCGGCCGATCCGACAGAAATTCAGTTTATAGGAAAACCTGTAGACTACATAGCTTTTAATGGAGCATCTCAAGGAACAATCAAAGATATAAGTTTTATCGAAATAAAAACAGGCTCATCAACTTTGAGTCCTGTGGAAAAAACATTAAAAGATGTAATCGAAAAAAAGAAGATAAGGTATATCGAATATCGGGTAGATTTCGGCAAAAAATAG